From Methanobacteriaceae archaeon, one genomic window encodes:
- the dapF gene encoding diaminopimelate epimerase, with protein sequence MDLKGLKFSKMHGIGNDFPIIDESKEKVISEEDKPEACRILCHRNFGVGGDGVLFVEPSDVADIGYRMFNPDGSEAEMCGNGIRCFGDFVYRKGILKQEKMTVETRAGIKTIEITLDDDEPVLFRVDMGLSTFKTPEIPMISDAEEFLDGELEVLDTTFNATAISVGNPHAIIFVDNVDEIDINKYGPAIEAHEVFPEKINVHFVEVISKNEGKMITWERGAGVTLACGTGATSTAISGFKLGLFDSDVLLHLPGGDLKFNVYEKDDELGAFMEGPAQLVYDGEF encoded by the coding sequence ATGGATTTAAAAGGATTAAAATTTTCAAAAATGCATGGAATCGGTAATGATTTTCCAATTATTGATGAATCAAAAGAAAAAGTAATCTCTGAAGAAGATAAACCTGAAGCATGTAGAATATTATGCCACAGAAACTTCGGTGTAGGTGGAGATGGTGTTTTATTCGTAGAACCGTCTGACGTTGCAGATATCGGTTATAGGATGTTTAATCCTGATGGAAGCGAAGCTGAAATGTGTGGAAACGGTATTAGATGCTTTGGTGATTTTGTCTACAGAAAAGGTATTTTAAAACAGGAAAAAATGACTGTTGAGACAAGAGCAGGAATTAAAACAATTGAAATTACCTTGGATGATGATGAACCAGTATTATTCAGAGTGGACATGGGATTATCAACATTCAAAACTCCTGAAATCCCAATGATTAGTGATGCTGAAGAGTTCTTGGACGGTGAATTGGAAGTTTTAGATACAACTTTCAATGCAACTGCTATTAGTGTTGGAAATCCTCATGCAATTATCTTTGTTGATAATGTGGATGAAATCGATATCAACAAGTATGGTCCAGCTATTGAAGCTCATGAAGTATTCCCTGAAAAAATTAATGTTCACTTTGTTGAAGTTATTTCTAAAAACGAAGGTAAAATGATTACTTGGGAGAGAGGTGCTGGTGTAACACTTGCATGTGGTACTGGAGCAACTTCTACAGCTATTTCCGGATTTAAATTAGGTTTATTTGATAGTGATGTATTACTTCATTTGCCTGGTGGAGACTTGAAGTTCAATGTCTATGAAAAAGATGATGAACTTGGAGCTTTCATGGAAGGTCCGGCACAATTAGTTTACGACGGAGAATTCTAA